One genomic window of Devosia salina includes the following:
- a CDS encoding putative monovalent cation/H+ antiporter subunit A, producing MGPTLDAGIGLVAVAPFVAAMLAPFIHRFAGAFAGWILAIVPASIFVFLLGFADPVIHGHAVSSALEWVAAYGLNLSFHIDGLSLIFALTISGVGTLIILYSGAYLAGHPHQGRFLGFMLAFMGAMLGLVLADSLLSLFLFWELTSVTSFLLIGFDHARQAARRGAIQALVITNIGGMFLLAGAILVHQLTGTWEMSALRGMGDVLRDNGLYLLVLICFLGAAFTKSAQFPLHFWLPNAMEAPTPVSAFLHSATMVQAGVYLLARMTPVLGGTDVWTNVLVIFGGVTLIWGALGSLKQTDLKQILAQTTIASLGLLVLLIGLGSPYAISGMVVYFVAHAFYKAGLFMVAGAIDHEAGTREITALRGLADKMPVTFIGAALAALSMIGLPLTIGYFAKEEMYLGLMSGQWTAILVLAVLVLGNAMLAGVAMLVMIRPFLGEAVPTPKSPHEAPIAMLAGPIVLGAAGIVTGILPDWLGHDVLVPGASAILGQAVESHLTLALDVTSPLLWLSALTWGLGILVYRQADTIRTVLRRFDNALGWTADTVFDAVMFSLIRFAGAVTRFLHHGQLEFYLVVVFAAMALALFGPMLAWGGLDWIVPAAELGDWSQRLVPPSLEIYEWGILGLAVLGLAAVLVASSRLIAILSLGVQGTAVALIFLLFGAPDLAFTQLMVEILSVVILTFVMTRLRLDQRDHRPFEDWSRDGALAAVCGLGVSLLLMLVLNGTLNTRLSDFFTATSVPIAHGHNIVNVILVDYRGFDTLGEIAVVMGAGMAILALLRRQKKTMEGPPPATDKPKRARKPGKVTP from the coding sequence TTGGGGCCGACCCTTGATGCAGGCATAGGGCTTGTCGCCGTTGCGCCTTTCGTGGCCGCCATGCTGGCGCCGTTCATCCACCGTTTTGCCGGCGCCTTTGCCGGATGGATCCTGGCGATCGTACCCGCCAGTATCTTCGTGTTCCTGCTCGGCTTTGCCGACCCCGTCATTCATGGCCACGCCGTTTCCAGCGCGCTCGAATGGGTCGCCGCCTATGGGCTGAACCTGTCCTTTCACATCGACGGGCTGAGCCTGATCTTCGCGCTGACCATTTCGGGCGTCGGCACGCTGATCATTCTCTATTCCGGCGCCTATCTGGCCGGACACCCCCATCAGGGACGGTTCCTGGGCTTCATGCTGGCCTTTATGGGCGCCATGCTGGGCCTTGTGCTGGCCGACAGCCTGCTTTCGCTGTTCCTGTTCTGGGAGCTGACCTCGGTTACCTCGTTCCTGCTGATCGGTTTCGACCATGCGCGGCAGGCGGCCCGGCGCGGCGCCATCCAGGCGCTGGTGATCACCAATATCGGTGGCATGTTCCTGCTCGCCGGTGCGATCCTGGTGCACCAGCTGACGGGCACCTGGGAGATGAGCGCGCTGCGTGGCATGGGCGACGTGCTGCGCGACAACGGGCTCTATCTGCTGGTGCTCATCTGCTTTCTGGGCGCGGCCTTCACCAAGTCGGCTCAGTTTCCGCTGCATTTCTGGCTGCCCAATGCGATGGAAGCGCCGACCCCGGTTTCGGCCTTCCTGCATTCGGCCACCATGGTGCAGGCAGGCGTCTATCTCTTGGCCCGCATGACGCCGGTGCTGGGTGGGACCGATGTCTGGACCAATGTGCTGGTCATCTTCGGCGGGGTAACCCTGATCTGGGGCGCGCTCGGTTCGCTCAAGCAGACCGACCTCAAGCAGATCCTGGCCCAGACCACCATCGCCTCGCTGGGCCTGCTGGTGCTGCTGATCGGGCTGGGCAGCCCCTACGCCATCTCGGGGATGGTGGTCTATTTCGTTGCCCATGCCTTCTACAAGGCCGGCCTGTTCATGGTGGCAGGCGCCATCGACCATGAAGCGGGGACGCGCGAGATTACCGCCCTGAGGGGGCTTGCGGACAAGATGCCGGTGACCTTCATCGGTGCAGCCCTTGCGGCGCTCTCGATGATCGGCCTGCCGCTGACCATCGGCTATTTCGCCAAGGAGGAAATGTATCTCGGGCTGATGAGCGGCCAATGGACCGCCATTCTGGTGCTGGCCGTGCTGGTGCTGGGCAATGCCATGCTGGCCGGTGTCGCCATGCTGGTGATGATCCGGCCCTTCCTGGGCGAGGCCGTGCCGACGCCCAAGAGCCCGCATGAGGCGCCCATCGCCATGCTGGCGGGTCCGATCGTTTTGGGTGCGGCGGGCATCGTCACCGGCATCCTGCCCGACTGGCTGGGGCATGACGTGCTGGTTCCGGGGGCTTCGGCCATTCTCGGGCAGGCGGTCGAAAGCCACCTGACGCTGGCGCTGGACGTTACCTCGCCATTGCTGTGGCTGTCGGCCCTGACCTGGGGCCTGGGCATTTTGGTCTATCGCCAGGCGGACACCATTCGCACGGTGCTGCGCCGCTTCGACAATGCGCTGGGCTGGACCGCCGATACGGTTTTTGACGCGGTCATGTTCTCGCTGATCCGGTTTGCCGGCGCGGTGACGCGGTTCCTGCATCACGGGCAGCTCGAATTCTATCTCGTCGTGGTTTTCGCGGCGATGGCCCTTGCCCTGTTCGGCCCGATGCTGGCCTGGGGCGGGCTCGACTGGATCGTGCCGGCGGCCGAACTGGGTGACTGGAGCCAGCGGCTCGTGCCGCCATCGCTCGAAATCTACGAATGGGGGATTCTGGGCCTGGCCGTGCTCGGCCTTGCCGCCGTCCTGGTGGCGTCCTCGCGACTGATCGCCATCCTGTCGCTCGGCGTTCAGGGGACGGCAGTGGCCCTGATCTTCCTGCTCTTCGGGGCGCCGGACCTGGCCTTTACCCAGCTCATGGTGGAAATCCTCTCGGTGGTTATCCTGACCTTCGTGATGACGCGGCTGCGGCTCGACCAGCGCGACCACCGTCCCTTCGAGGACTGGTCGCGCGATGGCGCGCTGGCGGCAGTGTGCGGCCTGGGCGTGAGCCTGTTGCTCATGCTGGTGCTCAACGGCACGCTGAACACGCGGCTGTCGGACTTCTTCACCGCCACCAGCGTGCCGATCGCCCACGGGCACAATATCGTCAACGTGATCCTCGTGGACTATCGCGGCTTTGATACGCTGGGTGAGATTGCGGTGGTGATGGGCGCCGGCATGGCCATTCTGGCGCTGCTGCGCCGCCAGAAGAAGACCATGGAAGGACCGCCGCCGGCGACGGACAAACCGAAGCGGGCACGCAAGCCTGGAAAGGTCACCCCATGA